A stretch of DNA from Erwinia aphidicola:
GATCGCGGGTATTCTGCTGGGCGTTGGTTCTGCCAACTTCAGCTGGCTGCCTCTGGTAGTTTCACACGTTATGGCGGAAGCCGGTGGTTCGGTGTTCGCCAACATGCCGCTGATTTTTGCTATTGGTGTGGCGCTGGGCTTCACCAATAACGACGGCGTTTCAGCACTGGCGGCCGTAGTGGCCTACGGTATTATGGTGAAAACCATGGCCGTGGTCGCCCCGCTGGTATTACATCTGCCAGCCGAAGAAATTGCGGCGAAACACCTGGCGGACACCGGGGTACTGGGCGGTATTATTGCCGGTTCCATCGCCGCGTATATGTTTAACCGCTTCTACCGCATCAAGCTGCCTGAGTATCTGGGCTTCTTCGCCGGTAAACGCTTTGTGCCGATTATCTCCGGTTTCACCGCCATCTTCCTCGGCGTGATCCTCTCCTTTATCTGGCCACCGGTCGGTACCGCCATCCAGACGTTCTCACAGTGGGCGGCTTATCAGAACCCCGTTGTGGCCTTTGGTATCTATGGGGTGGTTGAGCGCTCGCTGGTGCCGTTTGGTCTGCATCATATCTGGAACGTACCTTTCCAGATGCAGATCGGTGAATACACCAACGCCGCGGGCCAGGTGTTCCATGGCGATATCCCTCGCTACATGGCGGGTGACCCGACTGCGGGCATGCTGTCCGGCGGCTTCCTGTTCAAAATGTATGGTCTGCCAGCGGCGGCTATCGCCATCTGGCACTCAGCGAAGCCTGAGAACCGCGCAAAAGTGGGCGGCATCATGATCTCCGCTGCGCTGACCTCGTTCCTGACCGGGATTACCGAACCGATCGAGTTCTCGTTCATGTTCGTTGCGCCAATCCTGTATGCCATCCACGCTATCCTGGCGGGCCTGGCCTTCCCAATCGCTATCCTGTTAGGCATGCGTGACGGCACCAGCTTCTCACACGGTCTGATCGACTTTATCGTGCTGAGCGGCAACAGCAGCCGCATCTGGCTGTTCCCTATTGTCGGGGTGGTTTACGCGCTGGTTTACTACACCGTGTTCCGCGTGCTGATTGTCAAACTGAACCTGAAAACCCCTGGCCGTGAAGATACCGCCAGCGAGCAGAGCACCAGTTCAGCCAGCGAAATGGCCGGTAACCTGGTGGCGGCATTTGGTGGCAAAGAGAACATCACCAACCTCGATGCCTGCATCACCCGTCTGCGCGTGAGCGTTGCCGACGTGGCAAAAGTTGACCAGGCTGGCCTGAAGAAACTGGGCGCTGCAGGGGTGGTTGTGGCAGGCTCCGGCGTTCAGGCAATTTTCGGCACAAAGTCCGATAACCTGAAAACCGAAATGGATGACTACATCCGTAACATGTAATTCATGACGTGAGTCGGGGACGGGCAATGCCCGTCCCTTTTTTTTATCTACAGCTCGATGAAGCGACTACAAATAGACCCGCAGATACTCCGTCAGGCACAGCAGCGCCATCGCCTGGCCGTAAGGCATCGAGGTCAGCGGTACCTGGCGATAGTAGTCGAGGTCATTGCCCATCGCGGTGCCGAATGAGACCTGCGTCAGCTCGCCTGCATCATTAATGCGCTCAATCACTCCCTGTAACGCCCGTTCCGCCACCGGCGTATAGTCGCGGCTGATATAGCGTTTGCGTATCGCTTTCAGTATCCCGTAGGCAAACCCGGCGGTAGCGGAGGCTTCCAGATACGAGTCGCTGTCGTCGAGCAGCGTATGCCACAGCCCGCTTTCATGCTGGCACTGCGCCAGCGCCCTGACCTGAGTCTCCAGCACCTGCAACAGATAGCGGCGCGTGGCGTGCTGTTCCGGCCAGTTCATCAGCTCGATAAAATCGGGGATGGCAATCGTCAGCCAGCTATTGCCACGCGCCCAGCGCGCTTCGGCAAAATTGTGCTGGCCGTCGAAGGTCCAGCCGTGGAACCACAGGCCGCTCTTACGATCCATCAGATACTGGGTGTGCAGCAGGAACTGATAGGTGGCTTCCTCGACGAATTCGGGGCGGTTCAGCAGCTGGCCGATCTTTGCCAGCGGCATCACGCTCATCATCAGCGTGTCATCCCACATCTGCTGGTGGTTCTCATTGTTATAAACCAGGTGCTGAATACCGTGATGTTCGGTGCGCGGCATCTCATACATCACCCACTCCGCCCAGCGCTCCAGCACCGGCAGCAGCGTCGGGTCGCGCGTCTCCTCATAGCGGCAGGCCAGCGTCAGAAACGGGCAGGCGGTGTTGACGTTTTTGGTCGGCGTGCCTTCTGCCAGCCGGGCGCGGAACCAGTCGTCAATACG
This window harbors:
- the ptsG gene encoding PTS glucose transporter subunit IIBC, which gives rise to MFKNAFANLQKVGKSLMLPVSVLPIAGILLGVGSANFSWLPLVVSHVMAEAGGSVFANMPLIFAIGVALGFTNNDGVSALAAVVAYGIMVKTMAVVAPLVLHLPAEEIAAKHLADTGVLGGIIAGSIAAYMFNRFYRIKLPEYLGFFAGKRFVPIISGFTAIFLGVILSFIWPPVGTAIQTFSQWAAYQNPVVAFGIYGVVERSLVPFGLHHIWNVPFQMQIGEYTNAAGQVFHGDIPRYMAGDPTAGMLSGGFLFKMYGLPAAAIAIWHSAKPENRAKVGGIMISAALTSFLTGITEPIEFSFMFVAPILYAIHAILAGLAFPIAILLGMRDGTSFSHGLIDFIVLSGNSSRIWLFPIVGVVYALVYYTVFRVLIVKLNLKTPGREDTASEQSTSSASEMAGNLVAAFGGKENITNLDACITRLRVSVADVAKVDQAGLKKLGAAGVVVAGSGVQAIFGTKSDNLKTEMDDYIRNM
- a CDS encoding glycoside hydrolase family 88/105 protein, giving the protein MTVYPVKYSALLRQPEFLLPKPELSKLIARVSDNLVSITDESGEFLLRLDDGRVIDTKGWAGWEWTHGIGLYGMYHYYQQTGDPLTLQRIDDWFRARLAEGTPTKNVNTACPFLTLACRYEETRDPTLLPVLERWAEWVMYEMPRTEHHGIQHLVYNNENHQQMWDDTLMMSVMPLAKIGQLLNRPEFVEEATYQFLLHTQYLMDRKSGLWFHGWTFDGQHNFAEARWARGNSWLTIAIPDFIELMNWPEQHATRRYLLQVLETQVRALAQCQHESGLWHTLLDDSDSYLEASATAGFAYGILKAIRKRYISRDYTPVAERALQGVIERINDAGELTQVSFGTAMGNDLDYYRQVPLTSMPYGQAMALLCLTEYLRVYL